The following is a genomic window from Synechococcus sp. JA-2-3B'a(2-13).
CCACGCAAAGCCTGTCCCGCTGCGGGATCAGCCCCATTGTTTCTGTATCCACGGCCAGGTAAGGTTCCCTGGCCAGGGCCTTTGCCACTGCAGGGGTGAGATCTTCGTCGCAGAGCTGGAAAGGTTGCAGGCCCACTCAGGATCTCTCAAAAGGATGTTTTGGCCGTTCAACCAAGCGGCGAAGGTCGGGTAGCTACCAGCTAGACTTAACTACGCCTGGCAGTAAGCCTCGGTGGGCCATTTCCCGCAGGCTGTTGCGACAGAGGCCGAAATCGCGGAAGTAACCCCGGGGACGCCCGGTTTTCCAGCAGCGGTTGCGCAGGCGTGTGGGCGAGCTGGCCCGAGGGAGTTTTTGCAGTTGGGCGTGCAGCTCCATGCGGGTGGCCTGGTCGATGTTGGGATCGGCCATGGCCGCTTTCAGTTGTTGGCGCTTCTCCCGATACTTCTCGACCAAGCGTTGGCGCTTTTTCTCCCGCTCGATCATGCTCTTTTTAGCCACGGCTCACTGTTTCCCCAGATTTTTCAGCTTTACTAGAATAACGGGGAGCAGCGGCCCCAAGCAAGGGGATCCCAGGCCCGCCCACGGCCATCCTCGCCAATGTTCATCCCTCCTTTTCCGGTCTCCGTAGGATCCCTGAGGCCAGCCCCTCGGCTTGGGGGCAACCTACCTCTATAGGCGAGGTTGGTGTTGGGTGATGGCCATTTCCAGAGTGATCCCGTTTATCGCCACCAAGTTTAGGGTTTCCCCAGAGCAGATCGAGGCCACGCGCGTGATTCTCCACAAGCCGCCGGCTCTGTTGGCAGTGCTGAAGTCGGCCTCTCCACTGCCCAAAGAGGTTTTGCAGGATCCCAGTTTGGCCTATATCTATCCTGCCGCCTTCATTCAATGGTCGAAGTGCATGCATGGCTTGGCGGATTGGGACACTGGGCCGGCACTGAGCTACGCCGATTATGTGGCGCAACTGAAGCTGGCCTTCCTGCCGACGGATATTGCCCTGAGCGGCCATTAGGGATCCCTTGGGTTGGCCATCCCATTTCGGAAGATGCGCCGGGCAGCCTCGCGGACAAACTCTTTGAGCCAACCGGATTTTTGGGTATTTTGCACCTGGGCTTTGACCACCGCCTGCATCCCCCCTTCTCCCCAGCTTTGGTTGTGCTGGAAATACTCAATGAAGCTCTTGCCGGCAATGCGGGTGAGATAGCCAGCACTGGCTGCCTGAATGGGGGCTGTCGCCAGAAAACCGACGACGCTCACTTCGGCAACGGTGGCCAAGATCCCCGTGGTCAGTTGGATCGCCCCTTCCACCAAGCCCAAGCCCGCTAGGGTTTTGGCCAGAGACAAGGCCAGCTCCCGCCCCTGCTGCAGGTTCATTTTGCAGCCGTAAAGGGATCCCAGTTCCACCACCATCTGGGCGTTGATGGCGGCAATGGCCAGCAGATCCACCGCCGGGATGGGGTTGGCGAACACCACTCCTGTAACAATCCACTGAAAGCGATCGATCACCTCCTCCGCCTGCCGGCGCAGTTGGGCTTGGAGAATCCGTTTGGCCTCTTCCCCCAACTGTTGCGATTGCAGCAGGGCATTGTCCAAGGCCAGGGATCCCCCCTCGGCATAGAGCACCGCCTGCACGCGATCCCGCACCGCCGCCACCTCCGGCTCCGGTCGCCAGGTTTGGGATCCCACCCGCACAGGGGCTGGAGCAGCGGCAGCTATCAACACATCCTGAGGTGGAATCAGGGGGTAGACCCGCTCCCGCAGGCGTTGCAAGAGGATCTGCCGTTCTTCTGAGGTGTAGCGATCCGCTTTGTTCAGGATTAGCAAGGCCCGCTTGCCCAGGGCGATCAACCGGCGCAAGGGATCCACCTCTGACTGGCGCAGATCCCCATCCACCACCACCAGCAGCAGATCGGCAGCTTGGGCTTGGGCTTGCGCCTCCTGTTCCCGCATCACCCCTGCCGGGCCGATCTCCAAAATGCCGGGGCAATCCAGGATCTGCACCGGCTGCGGGATCCCAGGCAAGTTCCAGTCGTAACAAGCCACCGCCTGGGTGGTGCCCAGAGTGGCCCCCACCGCCCCCGCCCGCCGCCCCAGCAGCGCGTTGACCAAAGAAGTCTTGCCCGCCGACCCAGTGCCGAAGACCACCACCTTCAGCTGGGGCTGGGCCAATTGTTTGGCCAGTAGGGCCGACCGTTCTGCCAGCGCTGCCCGCGCCACCTGATCCTGGATTTGCGCTAGCTGCGCCTCCAGTTGAGCCAAGTTCTGTTGCGCCGCTTTCCGCTTTTCCAAAGCCGTCTCCGGCAAGGCAAGGGGTTGGGTAATTTCCCTCCTGCTGGGGGCGGGTTGGCGAAACAGAAACAAGTAGTAGATGGCAGCGGCCAAAAACACCAGCAGCAGCAGCACCAGCACCCCAATCAACAGCCCCCCCAAAATCGGGTGGTAGCGGGTGGCGTAGTACAGATCGAGAAACGATTGGATCAGCCAGACGATCAGCCCGGTGAACGAGGCCAACAGCGCCAACAGCAGCAGCAAGCGCAGGTAAGGGAGCGACCGCATAGGGATCCAACAAGGCCACAACCGTTCGCGTCAGCGGGACGGAGTCCTTTTGACTCTACCCGCGGCTGAGCATATCCGGCTACCTAGATGTCGCCTTCTGGCTGCAGGGGCAGGGCTTCTCCATCCGACTCTTCCTTTTCACACCGAGATTCCCCCTCGATGACCTGAATGGCCTGCGGATCCCCGTCAACTTTCACTTGCAGATGGCGCAACTGCCATGCCGAGCCGGCCATGCCCCGCTCCGATTCCACCACCACATCGCCAGTGCGCTGGGCCCCTGTAATCAAAAAGAACAGACACACCCAACCGGCTTCCTCATCTTCCTGAAAGCGCAGCCGCGAGGGCCATCCCGGCCTCAGGGGCTCTCCCAAACGTTCCACCACCACGGCATTTTGTTCGAGCTGCTCCACCGCCAACTGGTA
Proteins encoded in this region:
- the rpsN gene encoding 30S ribosomal protein S14 is translated as MAKKSMIEREKKRQRLVEKYREKRQQLKAAMADPNIDQATRMELHAQLQKLPRASSPTRLRNRCWKTGRPRGYFRDFGLCRNSLREMAHRGLLPGVVKSSW
- a CDS encoding YcjF family protein; this encodes MRSLPYLRLLLLLALLASFTGLIVWLIQSFLDLYYATRYHPILGGLLIGVLVLLLLVFLAAAIYYLFLFRQPAPSRREITQPLALPETALEKRKAAQQNLAQLEAQLAQIQDQVARAALAERSALLAKQLAQPQLKVVVFGTGSAGKTSLVNALLGRRAGAVGATLGTTQAVACYDWNLPGIPQPVQILDCPGILEIGPAGVMREQEAQAQAQAADLLLVVVDGDLRQSEVDPLRRLIALGKRALLILNKADRYTSEERQILLQRLRERVYPLIPPQDVLIAAAAPAPVRVGSQTWRPEPEVAAVRDRVQAVLYAEGGSLALDNALLQSQQLGEEAKRILQAQLRRQAEEVIDRFQWIVTGVVFANPIPAVDLLAIAAINAQMVVELGSLYGCKMNLQQGRELALSLAKTLAGLGLVEGAIQLTTGILATVAEVSVVGFLATAPIQAASAGYLTRIAGKSFIEYFQHNQSWGEGGMQAVVKAQVQNTQKSGWLKEFVREAARRIFRNGMANPRDP
- a CDS encoding cytochrome c oxidase assembly factor Coa1 family protein, with translation MSETPQTVGCAAPLGCCGCGCLGLLAVLGLGLAGAGILVWNGIRASGAYRTYQLAVEQLEQNAVVVERLGEPLRPGWPSRLRFQEDEEAGWVCLFFLITGAQRTGDVVVESERGMAGSAWQLRHLQVKVDGDPQAIQVIEGESRCEKEESDGEALPLQPEGDI